A single window of Plasmodium malariae genome assembly, chromosome: 8 DNA harbors:
- the PmUG01_08040700 gene encoding conserved Plasmodium protein, unknown function, which yields MYIVILSILLLCITFFNGRTFNNAYSTSKVKENGNTLYTGFRTKEDKENYVNNLNSLNNLNSYNLINAKKEKNAFKIRKNMNKLYNALYPSEIEEEHEQVRNENDTYEKDENKVYSGNYEKHGPPSVDKISADNTSNNNLKKNDFKSRNVFNKEMKSNFIIDEDGLAVHNKNGYKDIDYGDINKQRTFDIFGSNEKVKSESNFAIVNYLKDFFQNSPYIKNFQNFIEVFFNKYDQRVLESTVFFNFDETLF from the coding sequence atgtatatcgTAATTTTGTCCATCTTATTATTATGCATTACATTTTTCAATGGACGTACATTTAATAACGCGTATAGCACGTCTAAAGTGAAGGAAAATGGTAATACTTTATACACAGGCTTTCGTACGAAGgaagataaagaaaattatgtaaacaatttaaacagtttaaacaatttaaattcctataatttaattaatgcaaaaaaagaaaagaatgcttttaaaatacgaaaaaatatgaacaaattgTATAATGCCTTATACCCAAGCGAAATAGAAGAAGAGCATGAACAAGTAAGAAATGAGAATGATACATATGAAAAAGACGAAAACAAAGTTTACAGTGGTAATTACGAAAAACATGGACCTCCATCTGTAGATAAAATAAGTGCAGACAATACAAGTAACAACAATTTAAAGAAGAATGATTTTAAAAGCAGGAATGTTTTTAATAAGGAAATGAaaagtaattttataattgacGAGGATGGACTGGCAGTACACAATAAGAATGGGTACAAAGATATTGATTATGGTGATATTAATAAACAAAGAACTTTTGATATATTTGGTAGCAATGAAAAAGTGAAGAGTGAATCTAACTTTGCCATCGTGAACTATCTGAAAgacttttttcaaaattctccttatataaaaaatttccaaAATTTTATAGAAGTTTTTTTCAACAAATATGACCAACGTGTACTAGAGTCtactgttttttttaattttgatgaAACATTATTTTAG
- the PmUG01_08040500 gene encoding zinc finger protein, putative yields MEDRSKVVEQGHKACSYNILAENDNKWADLEETRDVLCTSVSKGFINIEEEKNEFNLRRMCTIDTADLSGTERLCELPKVQQVNTSSSDNTNFSSEQDSVIDFNDGMDGDRYFSSNEQNEPNESNESTCDSSGANGTNETDGSNGTNDTNDTIYLNNSSSLSFGTQFHDRGAVRVIPDAKTLATTKVRPENILTLQKFTCYAASMNSVFDANSSNGIYDGKANTRSCSGISKNSMYRISNSRNNFKNRNRYSSNMVLKNANNYPRTSTSRRPNSFKRIPNYRYINNYINIYNLCGKYPINSTYYNHSFCLNNYEENICNFYINRTRYFPNNIGNIYQRVLYPIPKYNGALTNFRGYNTYVMYPPMQPFNLYYYRLPLLQ; encoded by the exons atggaAGACCGTTCTAAGGTAGTAGAACAGGGACATAAAGCATGTTCATATAACATACTTGCAGAAAATGATAACAAATGGGCTGATTTAGAAGAAACAAGGGACGTACTATGCACATCAGTAAGCAAGGGTTTTATTAACAttgaagaggaaaaaaatgaattcaaTTTGAGAAGGATGTGTACAATAGATACAGCAGATTTAAGCGGTACTGAAAGATTATGCGAATTACCCAAAGTCCAGCAAGTTAATACGAGCAGTTCGGATAATACAAACTTTTCCAGTGAGCAAGATTCGGTTATTGATTTTAATGATGGCATGGACGGAGATCGCTACTTCTCTTCGAATGAGCAAAATGAGCCAAATGAATCAAATGAATCGACTTGTGATTCAAGTGGCGCAAATGGAACAAATGAAACAGATGGATCAAACGGGACAAACGACACAAACGATACGATTTATCTAAATAACAGCTCAAGCTTATCCTTCGGGACGCAATTTCACGATAGAg GCGCAGTGCGTGTAATTCCGGATGCAAAAACTTTAGCTACTACCAAAGTTAGGCCTGAGAATATTTTAACGCTCCAGAAGTTTACTT GTTATGCGGCAAGTATGAATTCCGTGTTCGATGCAAATTCTTCAAATGGTATATATGATGGTAAGGCAAACACAAGAAGTTGTAGTGGTATTAGCAAAAATAGCATGTACAGAATTTCGAATAgtagaaataattttaagaataGAAATAGGTATAGTAGTAATATGGTTTTAAAAAACGCAAATAATTACCCTAGAACAAGCACCTCTAGAAGACCAAACTCCTTTAAAAGGATACCtaattatagatatattaataattatattaacatatataatttatgcgGAAAATATCCTATTAATTCCACATATTACAACCATTCCTTTTGTTTGaataattatgaagaaaatatctgtaatttttatattaacagaACAAGGTATTTTCCGAATAATATAGGGAATATATATCAGAGAGTATTATATCCCATTCCAAAATATAACGGAGCATTAACAAATTTTAGAGGATACAATACTTATGTTATGTATCCCCCTATGCAACCATTCaatctatattattatagatTACCTCTACTTCAATGA
- the PmUG01_08040600 gene encoding mitochondrial ribosomal protein L29/L47 precursor, putative, producing the protein MLFVRFSRKMSYSPQRGIEELWKNSFLDDVSMKTKLEYSKTGDAWPCVLLRKKSFNDLHKLYYICLKEKNKLLGEQYYNFQNSTKMIQHGRLKKVKLTMKRILTVLSRRAIHEQCIRAKEILKKQQEREIYETQKFQLEEQLLFLKHKINILRNDFSLEKNTLKLSISKIQNRIDELNIVLNPLRKETMHLLKPHFKYQRKYSDLPGFISWKKQNIIALRNNMSKLHRFY; encoded by the coding sequence ATGCTCTTTGTAAGATTTAGTAGAAAAATGAGTTATTCTCCCCAGAGGGGAATAGAAGAGTTATGGAAAAATAGCTTTTTAGATGATGTTAGTATGAAAACGAAACTGGAGTATAGCAAAACAGGGGATGCATGGCCGTGTGTTTTgctaagaaaaaaaagctttaacgatttacataaattatactatatatgcttaaaagaaaaaaataaattattaggggagcaatattataattttcaaaatagtaCGAAAATGATTCAACACGGTCGtttaaaaaaggtaaaattaacgatgaaaagaattttaaCAGTGTTATCAAGACGAGCTATACATGAACAATGTATTCGAGctaaagaaattttaaaaaagcaaCAAGAGAGAGAAATATACGAGACACAGAAATTTCAATTAGAAGAacaattactatttttaaagcataaaataaatattttaagaaatgaTTTTTccttagaaaaaaatactttaaaaCTATCTATCAGTAAAATTCAAAACAGAATTGATGAATTAAATATTGTACTTAATCCTTTACGAAAGGAAACGATGCATTTATTAAAACCACACTTCAAATATCAGAGAAAATATTCTGATTTGCCTGGTTTTATTTCatggaaaaaacaaaatattattgccCTTAGGAATAATATGAGCAAGTTGCACAGGTTTTATTAg
- the PmUG01_08040800 gene encoding conserved Plasmodium protein, unknown function, with translation MDPQFSVESNAFIKEKQKRMQKKKQKQNHGDIYHFEEFTIGSNLEEWKEEYQKFLKNMNIMFINSHHNMFSACNQNNLERILSNYGPSVSIEEFNKKLICTHNYKLEIMENYKMYKEDKYMERVLAIENHKIYHRLKQKYDKKMEKVMNSRNQREYKNYQRHQLEKENEKKKKKMEVIIKDIINAALKIVRLGSNCGDYFFYENLFFLEKMFFLKKIKNINELVQNNAHNKEANYALSVINQKEKIIKDYTRECRKSSNKFCVYFDFLKRQKIDKFFLLNLRNVPGKEKNYSTEKYAYIYLLEYLTKQGEWSYINRKEYDNDKLGIQYGNGYLSYRSKILEQVDPVDISDIMERMGDKYLHVSQDEDTEKSLYAKMIEITKGKLLLKDVVSCDMKKFNRKFKFPLRIVITGKMKNEVRLLAKHLKKMFSLKVYDMNKIRKEVDDICTWESSKNDKDRSQKKRKIAKKLKNISRKLDNKETYKSSMDCLYVDLLYLRIKYDYDLFHAQKRGQNYNLTKNSFTEKKANTNGSANANGSANADHVTERRKCDRYYRGYIIINFLFSLKQYLLFELRVQKLFLFNDFVYHHINYLEEGGRESVRGKKASEKNSPTEEVDSKMFKIPGNEKKKKKYDEGKTQKEDTQDKKDYILSMTEKEKPKYGERFNSSNKLSNVEKNILGKQSTEKQSAGKPNEEEEEEEEQTITNITERKNILFFSNFICNIADLYYRRKSKNYLGAVDLHLHIDTTNKHINSILWKVFNNGSITSYEQCNGGNGRNNEKEENNVVVIKLRNEERVIIGRAENSSEFLNSKNDKKKKYKVNCKIINLYNPSKDTKNKKNIKCNFFSEKEILNDKYNKQRVHSHFHLMKKVYQFDKNYKEIENFLKTYKSSRYSRYSRFYLIKKKKYMYKSATYLVSKIVNLAEISNRTDKKREKRKTKKYISSSLAVAEKEKSKTNIPVDNSQEEDKTDVVISHNSTSTRVKKNKQKKISTVMDTTEIREFIRDLKMDKQLANYFMERYCNITKLYITHLFNLFAWKRLIEENINSVVKYIQRNVHVFIDLINDDHVQEINKLIQLYNNFRMFENENEEVKFLILDKLDKIQKRIWLAILEGKNNSKKKEKMYLDKFITMQLFLLTFQEFYLINIEHQLYLHLHYFVREFIYSLVHYDVQLKNERNMQIFNYFPKSKKEFYIYENENYCFPFLKIIKDDINKFLIEDKEMYAKNINKSKIYESHNLDNFYTKREKHLFFFSEQFCFINNCRFVYTLYSLLNNSLMNLRKYFFIFHDLKNYISDFVTLHYLCIYKQANHMCEQVKKYVQNFTHNIPFYYSSTFNKKRRKINFVVNKKREVGYSPGHVQKENSRTNHCYIEERKDISEGTDNMEIRVKKCPLEEIKSFSKVKKHAYPNLENDFSGINLNTQCCNVNKETEINGLFMRKNYVHIFLKNVLSYIFLANDFPVISKEDLRNYIICSLHFIKKKQEKMYASILFGRNLLTAYFKEYSVSENLFTLLERAHERIDSSKVPHQNTKEGNQRVIRNYLNIIEEKIQCEGVVSKREKLEILKKFRFPYDYLIKKETKSFDTNAYRRVEKNDTPINNLCKTNNCDTNLCEIIDTTETASYYSCTEENNLNSSGKKIINLENIEYFTFDEFVKLGLFNFMKNKKQISKEDKKMYKEDKKMHKENKKMHKDDNKMHKENKKIHKDDNKMHKENKKMHNEDEKTHKEHKKIQNYKILSLNKFVFNCLFSFSSLPNFYEHIHVYVKNYLLKTNTDFFFSFEKCVQEKMEQIGSVSDDFIRSSSNIEKRKKGVGNAGNIGAIGNAGKENSVNENEGKNNFKKNEKINLLISCNTKKKMVKVKEVLIFFHNNYHYNF, from the exons atggatcCTCAATTTTCTGTAGAGTCTAATgcttttataaaagaaaaacaaaaacgaatgcaaaagaaaaaacaaaaacaaaaccATGGAGATATTTATCATTTCGAAGAATTCACCATAGGTTCTAATCTTGAGGAATGGAAAGAAGAGTATCAAAAATTtctgaaaaatatgaacataatGTTCATAAATTCTCACCATAACATGTTCAGTGCTTGCAACCAAAATAATTTGGAAAGA ATTTTATCCAATTATGGACCAAGCGTTTCCATAGAGGAGTTCAATAAGAAATTAATTTGTACCCATAA TTATAAACTGGAAATTATGGAGAATTACAAAATGTATAAAGAGGATAAATATATG GAAAGGGTGCTCGCGATAGAAAACCACAAAATATACCACAGGCTGAAGCAGAA GTATGACAAAAAAATGGAGAAAGTAATGAACAGCAGGAACCAGAGGGAATATAAAAACTATCAGAGGCATCAATTA GAAAAAGAGaacgaaaagaaaaagaaaaaaatggaagttATCATAAAAGACATAATAAATGCTgctttaaaaatagtaagaCTTGGATCTAATTGTGGggactattttttttatgaaaatttattttttttagaaaaaatgttttttcttaagaaaataaaaaacataaatgagCTTGTTCAGAACAATGCACATAATAAAGAAGCAAATTATGCACTCTCCGTGATTaatcaaaaagaaaaaataataaaagattatACAAGGGAATGTAGAAAATCCTCAAACAAattttgtgtatattttGACTTTCTAAAGAGACAAAAAATAGATAAGTTTTTCCTCTTAAATTTACGAAATGTTCCAG gaaaagaaaaaaactaCAGCACagaaaaatatgcatatatatatttactggAATACCTGACTAAGCAAGGAGAATGGTCGTACATCAATAGAAAAGAAtatgataatgataaattGGGAATACAATATGGAAACGGTTATCTGAGTTATAGaagtaaaatattagaaCAAGTTGACCCAGTAGACATTAGTGATATAATGGAGCGAATG GGTGACAAGTACCTGCACGTTTCACAAGATGAGGATACTGAAAAAa GTTTGTACGCAAAAATGATTGAAATCACAAAGGGAAAGCTACTTTTAAAAGATGTAGTTAG CTGTGATATGAAGAAATTTAacagaaaatttaaattccCCCTGAGAATTGTTATAAcgggaaaaatgaaaaacg AAGTTAGACTTCTAGCCAaacatttgaaaaaaatgttttctcTAAAAGTGTACGATATGAACAAGATAAGGAAGGAAGTTGACGATATTTGTACATGGGAAAGTAGTAAAAATG ACAAGGACAggtcacaaaaaaaaagaaaaatagcgAAAAAGTTGAAAAACATAAGCAGAAAGTTAGATAATAAAGAAACATATAAGAGTAGTATGGACTGTCTTTACGTTGATTTATTATATCTCCGTATTAAGTATGATTATGATTTGTTCCATGCCCAGAAAAGAGGACAAAATTACAACTTAACAAAAAACAGctttacagaaaaaaaggCAAATACTAATGGAAGTGCAAATGCTAATGGAAGTGCAAATGCAGATCATGTAAcggaaagaagaaaatgtgACAGATATTACCGcggttatattattattaactttttGTTCTCTTTAAAACAGTACCTCCTATTCGAGCTCAGAGTGCAAAAGCTCTTTCTTTTCAATGATTTTGTCTATCatcatattaattatttggAAGAGGGAGGAAGGGAGTCGGTTAGGGGAAAGAAGGCAAGTGAGAAAAATAGTCCCACTGAGGAAGTGGACTCAAAAATGTTCAAAATACCAGggaacgaaaaaaaaaaaaaaaagtacgaTGAAGGTAAAACTCAAAAGGAGGATACACAAGACAAAAAAGACTACATTCTAAGTATGacagaaaaggaaaagcCTAAATATGGTGAAAGGTTTAATTCTTCTAATAAGCTTTCTAATGTAGAAAAGAACATTTTGGGGAAGCAGAGTACAGAGAAACAAAGTGCAGGGAAACCgaatgaagaagaagaagaagaagaagaacaGACTATTACTAATATTACAGAAAggaagaatattttatttttctcaaattttatttgtaatattgcAGATTTGTACTACAgaagaaaaagcaaaaattacTTAGGTGCGGTTGATTTGCATTTACATATAGATACTactaataaacatattaatagCATATTATGGAAAGTCTTCAATAATGGCAGTATTACAAGCTATGAGCAATGTAATGGTGGAAATggaagaaataatgaaaaggaagaaaacaACGTAGTTGTAATAAAATTGAGAAATGAAGAAAGAGTAATAATTGGAAGAGCTGAAAATAGTtcagaatttttaaattctaaaaatgataagaaaaaaaaatacaaagtaAACtgcaaaattataaatttatacaatCCTTCGAAAGACACgaagaataagaaaaatataaaatgcaattttttttcagaaaaagaaattttgaaTGACAAATATAACAAACAAAGGGTTCATTCGCATTTccatttaatgaaaaaagtctatcaatttgataaaaattacaaagaaatagaaaattttttaaaaacctACAAAAGTTCTAGATATTCCAGGTATTCCAGATTTTAcctgataaaaaaaaaaaaatatatgtacaagtCAGCAACTTATTTAGTTTCGAAAATTGTTAATTTAGCGGAAATCAGTAATAGGACGgataaaaaaagggaaaaaagaaaaacaaaaaaatacataagtTCCTCTCTTGCTGTAGCAGAAAAGGAGAAGAGCAAAACAAATATACCAGTAGATAATTCTCAGGAAGAGGATAAAACAGATGTTGTTATTTCTCACAATAGTACTTCTACTCGtgtgaagaaaaataaacaaaaaaagatttCCACAGTCATGGATACTACCGAAATAAGAGAATTTATTCGCGACCTCAAAATGGACAAACAGCTAGCTAATTATTTCATGGAACGATATTGCAacataacaaaattatatattacacatttatttaatcttTTTGCTTGGAAAAGGTTGATAGAAGAGAACATAAATAGTGTTgtgaaatatatacaaaggAATGTCCATGTATTTATAGATCTAATAAATGATGATCATGTTCAGGAGATAAATAAACTCATACAACTCTACAATAACTTCAGAATgtttgaaaatgaaaatgaagaagtgaaatttttaattttggataaattagataaaattcaaaaaagaaTATGGCTAGCTATATTAGAAGggaaaaataattctaagaaaaaagagaaaatgtATTTAGACAAATTTATTACCATGCAATTATTTTTGCTTACATTTcaagaattttatttaattaatattgaACATCAACTTTATCTACACTTACACTATTTTGTAAGGgagtttatttattctttagTACATTATGATGTGCAGCTTAAGAATGAAAGAAATATGCaaattttcaattattttcctaaaagtaaaaaagaattttatatatatgaaaatgaaaattattgcttcccctttttaaaaattattaaagatgatataaacaaatttttaatagaagataaagaaatgtatgctaaaaatataaacaagtcaaaaatatatgagtCACATAATTTAGacaatttttatacaaaaagagaaaaacatttattttttttttctgaacaattttgttttattaataactgtcgttttgtatatacattgtATTCTCTTcttaataattcattaatgaacttgagaaaatattttttcatatttcacgatttaaaaaattacatcaGCGATTTTGTTACTTTACactatttgtgtatatataaacaagCAAATCATATGTGTGAGCAAGTAAAAAAGTATGTACAAAATTTTACCCataatattcctttttacTATTCAAGCACATTTAACaagaagagaagaaaaattaattttgtagttaataaaaaaagggaagTGGGTTATTCACCTGGTCATGTACAAAAGGAAAATAGTCGAACTAATCATTGTTATATTGAAGAGAGAAAAGACATAAGTGAAGGAACTGATAATATGGAAATTAGAGTAAAGAAATGCCCACTGGAAGAGATAAAATCTTTTAGCAAAGTGAAGAAGCATGCATACCCTAATTTGGAAAACGATTTTTCTGGGATAAACTTAAACACACAATGTTGTAATGTCAATAAAGAAACTGAAATAAACGGATTATTtatgagaaaaaattatgtacatatttttttaaaaaatgttttaagtTATATATTCCTTGCGAACGATTTCCCAGTAATATCAAAAGAAGATCTACGGAACTACATAATTTGCagtttacattttataaaaaagaagcagGAAAAAATGTATGCTTCAATATTATTTGGTAGAAACCTTTTAACTGCATACTTTAAAGAATATAGTGTTTCAGAAAATTTGTTTACACTTCTTGAACGTGCTCATGAAAGAATTGACTCCTCAAAAGTACCTCATCAGAACACTAAGGAAGGAAATCAGCGT GTTATCcggaattatttaaatattatagaaGAAAAGATACAATGTGAAGGAGTAGTAAGCAAGAGAGAAAAATTGgaaatactaaaaaaatttcgcTTTCCTTatgattatttaataaaaaaagaaacaaaaagcTTTGACACGAACGCATACAGAAGagttgaaaaaaatgatacaCCAATTAACAATTTatgtaaaacaaataattgtGACACAAATTTATGTGAGATTATTGACACAACGGAAACAGCTAGCTATTATAGCTGTACTGAAGAAAATAACCTGAACAgttcaggaaaaaaaataataaatttggAGAACATAGAATATTTTACCTTCGATGAGTTTGTCAAATTAGggttatttaattttatgaaaaataaaaaacaaattagtaaagaagataaaaaaatgtataaagaagataaaaaaatgcataaggaaaataaaaaaatgcataaagacgataataaaatgcataaggaaaataaaaaaattcataaagacgataataaaatgcataaggaaaataaaaaaatgcataatgaagatgaaaaaactcataaagaacataaaaaaatacagaattataaaatactttctttaaacaaatttgtttttaattgtCTGTTTTCTTTTAGTTCACTTcctaatttttatgaacatatcCACgtgtatgtaaaaaattacttattaAAAACGAATActgattttttcttttcctttgaAAAATGTGTACAAGAAAAAATGGAGCAAATTGGGAGTGTTAGTGATGATTTTATTAGAAGCAGTAGTAATAtcgaaaaaagaaaaaagggtGTAGGTAATGCAGGAAATATAGGTGCTATAGGAAATGCAGGAAAAGAAAACAGCGTAAACGaaaatgaaggaaaaaataattttaaaaaaaacgaaaagatAAATTTGCTCATATCGTgcaatacaaaaaaaaagatg GTAAAGGTGAAAgaagttttaatatttttccacAACAACTATCattataacttttaa